A portion of the Candidatus Hydrogenedentota bacterium genome contains these proteins:
- a CDS encoding type II secretion system protein has protein sequence MKRRMYGFTLLETTMSIALLSILGVLTITVINSMNAGVAISTTKARAQGGVRDVLVALNAELEQASKQTNSSLNPPLQPLTLLSASSVRFQVPADNLGTSYSQPITYTFVNEDANGNGLLDANEDTNGDGALTRCIMRAQAGVPQRVVGGINDLANVQFSLNAANDVLTITVTSACVANTRRRDLVWATASSSVYLQN, from the coding sequence ATGAAGCGACGCATGTATGGATTCACGCTTTTGGAAACCACTATGTCCATTGCCCTTCTTTCCATCTTGGGGGTTCTGACCATTACGGTGATAAATTCGATGAATGCGGGAGTGGCAATCTCGACAACGAAGGCACGTGCACAGGGGGGTGTGCGGGACGTTTTGGTTGCCTTGAACGCCGAACTTGAACAAGCCTCAAAACAAACGAATTCCAGCCTGAATCCCCCGCTTCAGCCCCTTACCCTACTGAGCGCTTCTTCTGTACGATTTCAAGTGCCAGCAGACAACCTTGGCACCTCATATTCACAACCGATTACATATACTTTTGTCAACGAGGATGCGAATGGGAACGGCTTGCTGGATGCAAATGAAGACACCAACGGCGACGGCGCGCTTACCCGTTGTATCATGCGAGCCCAAGCCGGCGTTCCACAGCGGGTAGTGGGTGGAATCAACGATTTAGCCAATGTGCAATTTTCACTGAATGCCGCCAACGATGTCCTCACAATAACGGTTACCTCGGCCTGTGTTGCAAATACTCGCCGCCGTGATCTTGTCTGGGCCACTGCCAGCAGCAGTGTTTATCTTCAGAACTAG
- a CDS encoding HEAT repeat domain-containing protein, with product MKKHLILAAMLCVTPWVFADTVHFSDGSYLDGVVSYPDSETIMIDIVTRKLSFSTSLVSRVESNSKTGDESQVTEALAKQQKIALEVRTGMTEEERDRVRAAMSPLWSDDEAKRNDARRKLADLNKELPVFQYIDASLPYTKGTVAPELLRVLVELDADNAKDVLSRFTINPDPAIRATVLELLATYKDADDVETIADGTIDLEQSVRFRAARALGVCGHKTATPVLLKGMESSDPQLRNASKSALQDIWASDSAAANLDTVEQWKEFWNVKSASVENAIDPAKLTLLVTQEDIDKATASHDE from the coding sequence ATGAAAAAACACTTGATTTTGGCAGCCATGTTGTGTGTCACGCCATGGGTATTTGCCGACACGGTCCATTTCTCGGATGGCTCGTATCTGGATGGCGTGGTGTCTTATCCCGACAGTGAGACAATCATGATCGATATTGTTACGCGAAAGCTGTCCTTCAGCACCAGTCTTGTTTCACGTGTCGAAAGCAACTCGAAGACTGGCGACGAGTCACAGGTAACCGAAGCGCTGGCCAAACAACAGAAAATTGCATTGGAAGTCCGTACGGGCATGACGGAAGAAGAACGAGACCGTGTTCGCGCGGCGATGAGTCCGTTGTGGTCGGATGACGAGGCGAAGCGGAACGACGCACGCCGAAAACTTGCCGATCTGAACAAGGAATTGCCTGTCTTCCAGTATATAGATGCCAGTCTTCCGTATACGAAAGGCACTGTTGCGCCGGAACTTTTACGGGTGCTGGTGGAACTTGATGCTGATAACGCCAAGGATGTTCTCTCTCGCTTCACCATTAATCCAGATCCGGCCATCAGGGCGACGGTGCTTGAATTGCTGGCCACATACAAAGACGCGGATGATGTTGAGACCATCGCGGATGGCACAATCGATCTGGAACAATCGGTGCGCTTCCGAGCCGCACGCGCCTTGGGTGTATGTGGCCATAAAACGGCAACACCGGTCCTTCTGAAAGGCATGGAAAGTTCGGATCCGCAATTGCGAAACGCTTCCAAGTCCGCATTGCAGGATATCTGGGCTTCCGATAGCGCGGCAGCTAATCTTGACACAGTCGAGCAGTGGAAAGAATTCTGGAATGTCAAAAGCGCCAGTGTCGAAAATGCCATTGATCCAGCCAAGTTGACGTTGTTGGTTACCCAAGAAGATATTGACAAGGCAACAGCGTCACACGACGAATAA
- a CDS encoding NAD(P)/FAD-dependent oxidoreductase: MDANGEYDVAIIGAGLAGLSAGALLAKRGWRVLLLERSSRVGGRASYIERDGIVFEYGQHSHRLGPDGMAARVFRELGETIRWAEPANARAYLYRDGRLYPRPEGPLGFLRSRLMSLPARLAFLRVYRRLLGENPDLWYGATLMDWYRERFRNPEVGRFLSFLGLTVMLPYPDRVSAGEVIHFLKRAAAAPVKQGEPLGGMTQTLGTLERVFTRQGGLLHRAERVHAIEIENGATTGVRTDRARYRAARVVTAFPLFQLFDLVSDEHFAPDFVRYVRQIRPSRGVSIDFVFDESSAPPPGSMLGVDLPLWVKLRSNNAPGMAPDGQCVSTWGLLLPPDAEATAREADRAEATIKRIMGEVFLGLPGKVREERRLLIPVVNGNMLTPAQSYPNRPDIVSRDVRGLFFIGDTTRGEGCSGDIAFSSALKLAEHLGTP, encoded by the coding sequence ATGGATGCAAACGGCGAATACGATGTCGCAATCATCGGCGCGGGGCTGGCCGGCCTGTCGGCCGGGGCGCTGCTGGCGAAACGCGGCTGGCGGGTGTTGCTGCTGGAGCGATCGAGCCGCGTGGGCGGACGCGCCTCGTATATCGAGCGCGACGGTATTGTCTTTGAGTACGGGCAGCATTCGCACCGCTTGGGCCCGGATGGAATGGCCGCCCGGGTCTTCCGCGAACTGGGCGAGACCATCCGTTGGGCCGAACCGGCGAACGCCCGCGCATACCTCTATCGCGACGGCCGGCTCTATCCGCGTCCGGAAGGCCCCCTCGGCTTTTTGCGATCGCGCCTGATGTCCCTTCCCGCCCGTCTTGCGTTTCTACGGGTGTACAGGCGGCTGTTGGGCGAAAATCCGGACCTGTGGTACGGCGCAACGCTGATGGACTGGTATCGTGAGCGGTTTCGCAATCCGGAAGTCGGTCGGTTTCTGTCTTTTCTCGGATTGACGGTCATGCTGCCCTATCCGGACCGCGTTTCGGCGGGAGAGGTCATCCACTTTCTGAAGCGCGCGGCCGCAGCCCCAGTCAAACAGGGGGAACCGCTGGGCGGCATGACGCAAACCCTCGGCACGCTCGAGCGCGTTTTTACCCGGCAGGGCGGCCTGCTGCATCGCGCCGAGCGCGTTCATGCCATCGAAATCGAAAACGGCGCGACGACCGGCGTGCGCACCGATCGCGCGCGCTACCGGGCGGCGCGGGTTGTCACGGCCTTTCCGCTGTTCCAGTTGTTCGATCTGGTCTCGGATGAGCATTTCGCGCCGGATTTTGTGCGTTACGTCCGACAGATCCGGCCGTCCCGGGGTGTCAGCATTGATTTTGTGTTCGACGAATCCTCGGCGCCCCCTCCCGGCAGCATGCTCGGTGTGGATTTGCCGCTATGGGTCAAACTGCGCAGCAACAACGCCCCCGGCATGGCCCCGGATGGGCAATGCGTCTCCACATGGGGGTTGCTGCTGCCGCCGGATGCCGAAGCAACCGCCCGCGAGGCGGATCGGGCGGAAGCAACCATCAAGCGCATCATGGGGGAGGTCTTCCTTGGTCTTCCGGGCAAAGTCCGCGAGGAACGCCGCCTGCTCATCCCTGTGGTCAATGGCAATATGCTGACACCCGCCCAATCCTATCCCAACCGGCCGGATATCGTCTCGCGCGATGTGCGCGGGCTTTTTTTCATCGGCGACACGACCCGCGGCGAAGGCTGCAGCGGCGATATCGCCTTTTCGTCGGCGCTCAAGCTCGCCGAACACCTGGGAACCCCTTGA
- a CDS encoding metallophosphoesterase yields the protein MRNRYTSWLLGLMALAAWSAAGETASLLILHTNDVHDHVRTGYEGVGGLPYVAGYVAKARAERPDVLLLDAGDVTEKGDMAAFASKSLLTYEAMDRIRYDAVTIGNHEAKHGIEYIRECQARMPHVPLLCINWTDKDGALLFPASKIFDVQGVKVAVIGMTLPKTYPLMNTDQTAEALEREAGRLKLESHIQVALCHLGSKAAEELSERAPEVDVFVSAHTHELLKKPVVAKKTGALIVQAGMYARHVGRLELAVDLDAKKIVSFEGEVVEMNGAAVPCDNAMRDWIAAREQELCPEAARVVGHASKPVTADGMAKLAAVAIRKRAGTDIAFCNTGQIMRSPLPKGDIDVNAIFATGGQRGHELIKTRLTGAQIQAYMLGLLREGKGISQWAGFKATIVPGGARSEWGFRTGLKPGKSYSIAMPKLEWETRFLKVMDKNAVLPPVEPCDFSFTDAVTAYVEGLTKDGKTIDAEVEMLGTAHAAGSNGSMGE from the coding sequence ATGCGAAACCGGTACACGAGTTGGCTGCTTGGGCTTATGGCGCTGGCGGCGTGGTCCGCGGCGGGCGAAACGGCGTCGCTGCTTATCCTGCACACGAACGACGTCCACGATCATGTCCGGACGGGCTACGAAGGGGTGGGCGGCCTTCCGTATGTGGCCGGATATGTCGCCAAGGCCAGGGCCGAACGTCCGGACGTGTTGCTGCTCGATGCGGGCGACGTGACCGAAAAAGGCGACATGGCCGCGTTTGCATCGAAAAGCCTTCTTACCTACGAGGCCATGGACCGCATCCGCTACGATGCCGTTACCATCGGCAATCACGAAGCCAAACACGGCATCGAGTATATACGTGAATGCCAGGCGCGCATGCCGCACGTGCCGCTGCTCTGCATCAACTGGACCGACAAGGACGGCGCCCTGCTTTTTCCGGCCTCCAAGATATTCGATGTGCAAGGCGTCAAGGTGGCCGTCATCGGCATGACCCTGCCCAAGACCTACCCGCTGATGAACACAGACCAGACGGCCGAGGCGCTTGAGCGGGAGGCCGGGCGTCTCAAGCTGGAATCGCACATCCAGGTCGCGTTGTGTCATCTCGGCTCGAAAGCGGCGGAGGAATTGAGTGAACGCGCGCCGGAAGTGGATGTGTTCGTTTCGGCGCACACGCACGAGTTGCTGAAAAAACCCGTGGTCGCGAAAAAGACGGGCGCCCTCATCGTGCAGGCCGGCATGTATGCGCGGCACGTCGGGCGTCTTGAACTGGCCGTGGACCTCGATGCGAAGAAAATCGTCTCTTTCGAGGGCGAAGTCGTCGAGATGAACGGCGCGGCCGTTCCGTGCGACAACGCGATGCGGGACTGGATTGCCGCGCGCGAACAAGAACTCTGTCCCGAGGCGGCGCGCGTCGTCGGGCATGCGTCGAAACCGGTCACGGCGGACGGCATGGCCAAGCTCGCCGCCGTGGCGATACGGAAACGCGCCGGCACGGACATCGCCTTCTGCAATACCGGCCAGATCATGCGCAGTCCGTTGCCCAAGGGCGATATTGACGTGAACGCGATCTTCGCGACGGGCGGCCAGCGCGGACACGAACTGATCAAGACCCGCCTTACCGGCGCGCAGATTCAGGCCTATATGCTGGGTTTGTTGCGGGAAGGAAAGGGCATTTCGCAATGGGCCGGTTTCAAGGCGACAATCGTTCCCGGCGGCGCCCGATCCGAATGGGGCTTCCGCACGGGCCTCAAGCCGGGCAAGTCCTATAGCATCGCGATGCCCAAACTCGAATGGGAAACCCGGTTTCTGAAAGTCATGGACAAGAACGCCGTCCTTCCGCCCGTCGAACCGTGCGATTTCTCGTTCACCGACGCCGTGACGGCCTATGTGGAGGGCCTCACGAAGGACGGCAAGACGATTGACGCCGAAGTCGAAATGCTGGGCACGGCCCATGCCGCCGGAAGCAACGGCAGTATGGGCGAATAA
- a CDS encoding helicase-associated domain-containing protein, which translates to MTQDAYKPMIVQSDRSILLETDNPAFEDARDALSVFAELLKSPEHIHTYRVTPLSLWNAAASGMKASAIIENLRRFSKYEVPQNVIADVEDNIARYGQLKLFKDEKGRLILESQNTLLITELLNQRSLQPFITGSPDRTRIFVKPEDRGNVKCALIKLGFPVEDLAGYVAGSPLELALRERALGGYPFSLRRYQIESVEAFHMRGSNYGGSGVVVLPCGAGKTIVGIGVIHALQTHTLILTTNTVALRQWRNELLDKTTLTADQIGEYSGDLKEIKPVTIATYQILTYRKAKDSPFVHFGLFDEGNWGLIIYDEVHLLPAPVFRATATLQARRRLGLTATLVREDAREDDVFSLIGPKKYDVPWKVLEKQGWIAQAVCTELRVRLPEEERFRYAIANKRDKFRIASTNPVKEALCEELIERHRDDNVLVIGQYLDQLKLLTKRFKAPLITGRTSTKERERLYGAFRNGEIKLLIVSKVANFAIDLPDANVAIQVSGTFGSRQEEAQRLGRILRPKANGSVARFYSLVSKDTCDQDYSVKRQLFLTEQGYRYEIMNAEAY; encoded by the coding sequence ATGACCCAAGACGCATATAAACCCATGATCGTGCAGTCGGACCGTTCCATTCTTCTGGAAACGGACAATCCGGCGTTCGAGGACGCACGCGACGCGTTGTCGGTCTTCGCGGAATTGCTGAAATCCCCGGAGCACATCCACACCTACCGCGTGACCCCGCTTTCGCTCTGGAACGCGGCAGCGTCTGGCATGAAAGCCTCGGCCATCATCGAGAACCTCCGACGGTTCAGCAAGTACGAGGTTCCGCAGAACGTCATTGCGGACGTCGAGGACAACATCGCCCGGTACGGCCAGCTCAAGTTGTTCAAGGACGAGAAGGGCCGTCTGATCCTCGAATCCCAGAACACGCTGCTCATCACGGAACTGCTGAATCAGCGGTCGTTGCAACCCTTCATCACCGGATCGCCCGATCGCACGCGGATCTTCGTCAAGCCCGAAGATCGCGGCAATGTGAAATGCGCGCTGATCAAACTGGGTTTTCCCGTCGAGGATTTGGCTGGATACGTGGCCGGCTCCCCCCTCGAACTGGCCCTGCGGGAAAGGGCGCTGGGCGGTTATCCATTTTCCCTGCGCCGCTACCAGATCGAGTCGGTGGAGGCGTTTCACATGCGGGGATCCAACTACGGCGGAAGCGGGGTGGTCGTGCTGCCGTGCGGGGCGGGCAAGACGATCGTCGGCATTGGCGTCATTCATGCCTTGCAAACGCACACGCTTATCCTGACCACCAACACGGTCGCGCTCCGGCAATGGCGCAACGAACTGCTTGACAAGACCACCCTGACGGCGGATCAGATCGGCGAATACAGCGGCGACCTCAAGGAAATCAAGCCGGTCACGATTGCCACCTACCAAATCCTGACGTATCGCAAGGCCAAGGACAGCCCCTTTGTCCATTTCGGCCTGTTCGACGAAGGCAATTGGGGACTGATCATCTACGACGAGGTCCACTTGCTGCCCGCCCCGGTGTTCCGCGCGACGGCCACGCTGCAGGCGCGGCGGCGGTTGGGCCTGACGGCCACGCTGGTGCGCGAGGACGCGCGCGAGGACGACGTTTTCAGCCTTATCGGCCCGAAGAAGTACGATGTTCCCTGGAAGGTCCTCGAAAAACAGGGCTGGATTGCACAGGCCGTTTGCACCGAGTTGCGTGTGCGGCTGCCCGAGGAGGAACGCTTCCGCTACGCCATCGCGAATAAGCGCGACAAGTTCCGCATCGCCTCGACGAACCCCGTCAAGGAGGCTTTGTGCGAGGAACTCATCGAGCGCCATCGCGACGACAATGTCCTCGTAATCGGCCAATACCTCGACCAGCTCAAGCTGCTCACGAAACGCTTCAAGGCGCCGCTGATTACCGGACGCACATCAACGAAGGAACGGGAACGCCTCTATGGCGCGTTTCGCAACGGCGAAATCAAATTGCTGATCGTGTCGAAGGTGGCGAATTTCGCCATAGACCTTCCCGACGCCAACGTCGCCATCCAGGTGTCCGGCACATTCGGGTCGCGCCAGGAAGAGGCCCAGCGCCTGGGACGCATCCTCCGCCCGAAGGCCAACGGAAGCGTTGCGCGGTTCTATTCGCTCGTGTCGAAAGATACCTGCGACCAGGATTACAGCGTCAAGCGCCAGTTATTTCTCACCGAGCAGGGATACCGGTACGAAATCATGAACGCCGAAGCGTACTGA
- a CDS encoding SMP-30/gluconolactonase/LRE family protein produces MKKQAGIVVWAVLAGMALCGVSGAEISYRFERMWPTLRQPWYFNSPYAVACDPLGAVYVADARNHRVQKFSSRGEFITAWGTEGTGAGQFDEPAGLAVDSNGHVLVADRGNSRVLRFTASGVFIAEWGGGVLAHPEGIAVDAFGTIYVADTLNHRIAVFDSNGTLVDSWGARGSGNRQFDRPDGIALDASGRIYVAEYGNHRVQVLAKDGSFVAVWGTEGSDNGQFLTPTDVAVDAQGYVYVTDEGQCRVQKFDTSGAFVTAWGRQGYGRGEFDIPDGIAVAPNGQIFMTDRGRHDYVHVFSPDGAHMATWGSQLTGPNEYNGPVALAKDTTGNIYVADIGNARIQRLDADGRFNAIWGPAPDEPGATAKPFDIAIASQGYVYVADRQDQRIRRYGMDGTFQIEFGGSGGGEGQFLASLYICVDPAGNVYASDELNHRIQKFTANGNYLGRFGLEGSGPGQFRYPRGLTFAGGHLYVADSGNHRIQKLTSNGVFVAQWGSEGNGPGQLSNPRTVEVGPGGEVFVADEGNNRIQRFTTDGTFVAEWGGFGHSPGLLSGPWDVLALDNDRVLVADYLNNRLQRFRAITQAANVKAVIVAGGGPFPGNQLWDTTELCANFAYRTLTYQGYDKSTIYYLSSDLGLDLDNNGVADDVNAAVTRDNLASAMTQWASDSDSLVVYLVDHGGVGTFRLSETETLAAADFVAMLANAQNVVNGPVTVVIDACHSGSFVELLAKNGPANRILVTSTPPEQPAYFLGLGSVSFSSFFWSEIFNGQSVGEAFRIASESLQPSVPLQVPMLDANADGQANGTADLSAANAVWLGGTDLSSDKPAIGQVSSGQIISGTASASFMVSDVTPEEDTAKVWAVIRAPFNPTQAQTSGKAVLDMPTTIMWPTETPGVYEGRYDGFTTPGTYQIAVYAQDRSLNVSTPKITSVSVDTPLRRRAIIVGGAERADAPADIIDQNTTLAYETLRFQGYTDDDIRFFSPRAVSTGVDAAPSLGGLESSLKTWAAQETQDLVLYMIGAGGAGRFELNSGETLLAASLNIWLDTL; encoded by the coding sequence ATGAAGAAACAAGCGGGAATTGTCGTGTGGGCCGTTCTGGCGGGAATGGCTCTGTGCGGAGTTTCGGGGGCGGAGATATCCTACCGATTCGAGCGGATGTGGCCGACCCTGCGGCAGCCGTGGTATTTCAACAGTCCGTATGCGGTTGCCTGCGATCCATTGGGCGCCGTCTATGTCGCTGATGCCCGAAACCATCGGGTACAGAAATTTTCGTCCCGCGGCGAATTTATCACGGCATGGGGTACGGAAGGGACGGGCGCCGGCCAGTTCGATGAACCCGCCGGCCTCGCGGTGGATTCGAACGGCCATGTGCTCGTGGCGGACCGGGGCAACAGCCGCGTGCTCCGGTTTACGGCGTCGGGTGTTTTTATCGCCGAATGGGGCGGCGGTGTGCTGGCCCATCCCGAAGGCATTGCGGTGGACGCCTTTGGGACAATCTATGTGGCGGACACGTTGAACCACCGGATTGCGGTCTTTGATTCCAACGGCACGCTGGTGGACTCGTGGGGCGCGCGGGGGTCGGGCAACCGGCAGTTCGACAGGCCCGACGGCATCGCACTCGATGCTTCCGGCAGGATATACGTGGCGGAATACGGCAATCACCGGGTCCAGGTGCTTGCCAAGGACGGCTCTTTTGTGGCGGTTTGGGGCACGGAAGGGAGCGACAACGGCCAGTTCCTCACTCCGACGGACGTGGCCGTGGACGCCCAAGGTTATGTCTATGTGACGGATGAAGGACAGTGCCGCGTGCAGAAATTCGACACGTCGGGCGCCTTTGTGACGGCGTGGGGCCGGCAGGGTTACGGGCGCGGCGAATTTGATATTCCGGACGGCATCGCCGTGGCGCCGAACGGCCAGATCTTCATGACGGATCGGGGCCGGCATGATTATGTTCATGTGTTTTCACCCGACGGCGCGCACATGGCGACGTGGGGCAGCCAACTTACGGGACCGAACGAGTACAACGGGCCGGTGGCGCTTGCGAAGGACACGACGGGCAACATCTACGTTGCGGATATCGGCAACGCGCGCATTCAGCGGCTGGACGCCGACGGACGCTTCAACGCCATCTGGGGACCGGCGCCGGACGAACCGGGCGCGACGGCCAAACCGTTCGACATCGCCATTGCCTCGCAGGGCTATGTGTATGTGGCCGACCGGCAGGATCAGCGCATCCGGCGCTACGGCATGGACGGGACATTCCAGATTGAGTTCGGCGGTTCGGGGGGCGGGGAAGGCCAATTCCTGGCAAGCCTGTATATTTGCGTGGATCCCGCCGGCAACGTCTACGCCTCGGATGAACTCAACCATCGCATCCAGAAATTTACCGCGAACGGCAACTATCTCGGGCGTTTCGGTCTGGAAGGTTCCGGTCCCGGCCAGTTCAGGTATCCCCGTGGCCTTACTTTTGCGGGCGGACATCTCTATGTCGCGGACAGCGGCAACCATCGAATCCAAAAACTCACCTCCAACGGCGTATTCGTGGCCCAGTGGGGAAGTGAAGGAAACGGCCCCGGCCAGTTATCGAATCCGAGGACGGTCGAAGTGGGACCAGGAGGCGAGGTGTTCGTGGCCGACGAGGGCAACAACCGGATTCAGCGGTTCACGACGGACGGAACCTTCGTGGCGGAATGGGGCGGATTCGGCCATAGCCCGGGTCTGCTGTCCGGTCCATGGGATGTGCTTGCCTTGGATAACGATCGGGTCCTCGTCGCGGATTATCTGAATAACCGCCTGCAGCGTTTCCGCGCGATAACACAGGCCGCGAATGTCAAGGCGGTCATTGTGGCGGGCGGCGGACCCTTTCCCGGCAATCAATTGTGGGACACAACGGAACTTTGCGCGAATTTTGCCTACCGCACGCTGACTTATCAGGGATACGACAAGTCCACCATTTATTATTTGTCCTCCGATCTCGGTCTGGATCTCGACAATAACGGCGTAGCCGACGACGTGAACGCCGCCGTGACGCGGGACAATCTGGCATCGGCAATGACGCAATGGGCTTCGGACTCGGACAGCCTGGTGGTTTACCTGGTGGATCACGGGGGAGTGGGCACGTTCCGCCTGAGCGAAACGGAAACGCTGGCCGCCGCGGATTTTGTCGCGATGCTGGCAAACGCCCAGAATGTCGTAAACGGACCGGTCACGGTCGTGATTGATGCATGCCATTCCGGGTCTTTTGTCGAGTTGCTGGCCAAGAACGGCCCTGCCAATCGTATCCTGGTCACGAGCACCCCGCCGGAACAACCAGCCTATTTCCTCGGACTCGGCAGCGTGTCGTTTTCGAGTTTCTTCTGGAGCGAAATTTTCAATGGACAAAGCGTGGGCGAGGCGTTTCGGATAGCAAGCGAAAGCCTTCAACCGTCGGTGCCGCTGCAAGTGCCGATGCTTGACGCCAACGCCGACGGCCAAGCCAATGGAACCGCCGACTTGTCGGCGGCCAATGCCGTCTGGCTCGGCGGAACGGATCTTTCTTCGGACAAGCCTGCGATCGGGCAAGTCTCTTCCGGCCAGATCATCAGCGGAACCGCCTCGGCCTCTTTCATGGTGTCCGATGTGACGCCCGAAGAAGATACCGCGAAGGTCTGGGCGGTTATCCGGGCGCCTTTCAATCCCACCCAGGCGCAGACGTCCGGCAAGGCCGTGCTCGACATGCCGACGACGATTATGTGGCCGACGGAGACGCCGGGCGTCTATGAAGGCCGCTACGACGGATTTACCACGCCGGGCACCTATCAGATCGCCGTATATGCCCAAGACCGCTCGTTGAACGTGTCCACGCCCAAGATTACGTCGGTATCGGTGGACACTCCCTTGCGGCGGCGCGCGATCATCGTGGGCGGCGCCGAACGCGCCGATGCACCCGCCGACATCATAGACCAGAACACGACGCTGGCCTATGAAACCCTGCGTTTTCAGGGCTATACGGACGACGACATCCGGTTTTTCAGCCCGAGAGCCGTCTCGACCGGCGTGGACGCCGCGCCGTCGCTCGGCGGCCTCGAATCGTCCCTAAAAACATGGGCCGCGCAGGAAACCCAGGATCTCGTCCTTTACATGATAGGCGCGGGCGGCGCCGGACGTTTTGAATTGAACAGCGGCGAAACTTTGCTGGCCGCTTCGCTGAACATCTGGCTCGACACGCTCTAG